The following proteins are encoded in a genomic region of Chelmon rostratus isolate fCheRos1 chromosome 3, fCheRos1.pri, whole genome shotgun sequence:
- the LOC121626260 gene encoding uncharacterized protein LOC121626260, whose translation MTRAALTKLLILVILAFIVCIPEFFTLYRASKVNFLCLPYRPCERGNQVKSGGDGKIGDAEIRRKDMCDPSQTAEREKWEQACTQKDHSNMTDPGSDSRRDSEDPEKSWFICETDMDMTELHRNISSSALKVHFEVSVELQLRDAETLNLTLYSHSNHSSLHLHPPEEEEEGKKKDDEGQMKAFYCCLPALSTTESANQHHCLLWLPNQTVLSATAKEKLPWKQIPKDEWRCMFRVLWLVLLCVVLLTVVTTVLGQVYWGRLCKKPKVHPVGYDFTGHQLNDGEKHTEIIVSKGMILQSNGSRSWPELSPIQEVDSHDDVETLLDGNVDQCYTANLHHRSHPSTSSLPEEQAW comes from the exons ATGACAAGAGCAGCACTCACTAAGCTTCTCATCCTCGTGATCCTCGCCTTCATCGTCTGCATCCCAGAATTCTTCACATTGTACAGAG cATCAAAAGTTAACTTCCTCTGTCTGCCCTACCGACCGTGTGAGCGAGGGAATCAGGTGAAGTCTGGAGGAGATGGGAAGATCGGGGATGCTGAAATTAGGAGGAAGGACATGTGCGACCCGTCACAGACTGCAGAACGTGAAAAGTGGGAGCAGGCCTGCACGCAAAAGGACCACAGCAACATGACAGATCCGGGATCAGACTCCAGGAGAGACAGTGAAGACCCAGAAAAGAGCTGGTTCATCTGTGAAACAGATATGGACATGACAGAATTACACAGGAACATCTCATCTTCAG ctttaaaggtACATTTCGAGGTTTCAGTGGAGCTTCAGCTCAGAGATGCAGAGACCCTGAACCTCACCTTGTACAGTCACAGTAACCACAGCTCCTTACACCTCCACCCacctgaggaggaagaggagggcaaGAAGAAGGATGATGAAGGACAGATGAAGGCATTTTACTGCTGTCTCCCCGCCCTGTCCACCACGGAGTCAGCCAATCAACACCACTGTCTCCTTTGGCTCCCCAATCAAACAGTTTTGAGTGCAACAGCAAAGGAGAAGCTGCCATGGAAACAGATCCCAAAAG atGAGTGGCGGTGTATGTTCAGGGTGCTCTGGCTGGTTCTTTTGTGTGTGGTGCTGCTGACTGTAGTCACAACTGTGCTTGGACAAGTCTACTGGGGACGGTTGTgca AAAAGCCCAAGGTGCACCCTGTTGGTTATGACTTCACTGGCCACCAGCTGAACG ATGGTGAGAAGCACACAGAGATCATTGTTTCCAAAG GGATGATCCTCCAGTCCAATGGGTCCAGGTCTTGGCCAG AACTCTCACCCATTCAAGAAGTTGATAGTCACG ATGATGTAGAAACTCTGCTGGATGGAAATGTCGACCAGTGTTATACAG CAAATCTGCATCATCGCAgccacccctccacctcctccctcccagaGGAGCAGGCCTGGTGA